The following is a genomic window from Flavobacteriales bacterium.
CCGCCTCCTTCACCGCCGAAGCGCGCAGCTGACGGCCGCGGCCCGCTGGCCGGTCCGGTGCGGTGACCACGGCGGCGATGGGGATGCCCGCGGCGTGCAGGGCCTCCAGCGAGGAGACGGCGAAGGGTGGCGTGCCCATGAAGACGATGCGGGGTGCGCTCATGGCGCGAAGGTCATCACAAGCGCACGATGCGGAAGCGATAGGGGAGCAGCGCGTCCGTTCCGGCGTGGTCCACTCCGATCCGCGGACCGATCGCGATGGCGCGGGGATCGATCACATGCCCTTCATCGGCGATCCAGATGCGGCGCCCCAACAGGTCCGTTCCGTCATGCATGCGGTGGATCCCCAGCGCCTGTGCCGCGGTACCCGGTCCGTCCGTTCGCGCGCCGGGCCTTCCTCGACGGACACCGGCGACGGTCCGTCCTTCGAGGATCCGCACACCGCGCAGCAGCACCGCGTGCGGCACCCCGGCGGAATGCGTGACGATGTTGAACAGGTGATGGATGCCGTAGCAGATGTACACGTAGGCGGTACCGCCCCGCGCGTACATCGAAGCGTTGCGTTCGGTGCGTCGTCCTGCGTAGGCGTGCGAGGCCCGGTCGTCCACACCGGCATACGCTTCCGTTTCGGTGATCAGGCCCGAGACATGCGCACCGTCGATCCGCGTATGCAGCACCATGCCCAGCAGCTCGCGCGCGATGGCCACCACGTCGGGCCGCTCATAGAAGCTCCGCTCCAGCCGCATCGATCACGGGTGGTCCTGCTGCCAGCGCAGCAGTTCCGCATCGGGTCCATCGACCGCGTCGGCATCGGCGTGGTGTTGTGCGCGGCAGCGGTCACAGCGGCCGCATGCGGTCGTGCCGTTCTCTCCGAAGTAGCCGAGCAGCGTGCGCTCGCGACAGCCGGCGCCGGGGGCGAAATAAGCGGCCATGGCGTCCACGCGCTCCAGGGCGCGGTGCAGCCGAAGGTCGAGGGCTTCGGGGTCGAGGGTCAGGCGCTGCGCATCGCGTCGCGGGGTCATCAGCGTCAGCAGCGGGTCGTCGGTGCGCGGGGTGTAGCGCAGCACCTC
Proteins encoded in this region:
- a CDS encoding DNA-3-methyladenine glycosylase codes for the protein MRLERSFYERPDVVAIARELLGMVLHTRIDGAHVSGLITETEAYAGVDDRASHAYAGRRTERNASMYARGGTAYVYICYGIHHLFNIVTHSAGVPHAVLLRGVRILEGRTVAGVRRGRPGARTDGPGTAAQALGIHRMHDGTDLLGRRIWIADEGHVIDPRAIAIGPRIGVDHAGTDALLPYRFRIVRL